One Punica granatum isolate Tunisia-2019 chromosome 3, ASM765513v2, whole genome shotgun sequence genomic window carries:
- the LOC116199310 gene encoding transcription factor bHLH120-like, with product MDYIASTISFDQIDELFQFSSLPYHERQVDELEGIMFAPLPPSRNVLATADLQGSPTPVDPLSTPQGAASVEGDPIENSKKRKIIHRDVERQRRQEMASLYRSLRSHLPLELLKGKRSTSDHVHQAVGYIKNLQNKIQELSRKRDELKRAPQLNKTDDPKTFKGLPRTRRQVILSIKPCIGGEEIIISTDSRHGVALSKVLGFLTLEGMNVTSCTSVKVNGRLLHSVKSEVIRDDGNHTTNPSQLKQKLMNLLH from the exons ATGGATTATATTGCATCCACCATCTCATTCGACCAAATCGATGAGCTATTCCAGTTCTCCTCCTTGCCCTACCACGAACGCCAAGTCGATGAGCTTGAGGGAATCATGTTCGCTCCTTTGCCACCCAGCCGGAACGTTCTTGCCACTGCAGACCTCCAAGGCAGCCCGACACCAGTTGACCCCCTATCCACCCCTCAGGGGGCCGCCTCTGTGGAGGGAGACCCCATTGAGAACAGCAAGAAGAGAAAGATAATCCACAGGGACGTCGAGAGGCAAAGGCGGCAGGAAATGGCCTCTCTCTACCGGTCCCTTCGATCCCATCTCCCACTCGAATTACTCAAG GGGAAGAGATCCACATCCGATCACGTTCATCAGGCAGTTGGCTACATTAAGAATCTTCAGAACAAGATACAAGAACTGAGCCGCAAGAGAGATGAGCTCAAGAGAGCACCACAATTGAATAAGACCGATGATCCTAAGACCTTTAAAGGACTTCCGCGAACTCGTCGTCAAGTCATTCTGAGCATCAAACCTTGCATTGGAGGAGAAGAAATTATCATAAGTACAGATTCGAGACACGGTGTTGCCCTCTCGAAGGTGCTCGGTTTCTTGACTCTAGAAGGGATGAACGTAACTAGCTGCACATCGGTTAAAGTAAATGGCAGGCTACTTCACTCTGTCAAGTCCGAG GTTATTCGTGATGACGGGAACCACACAACTAACCCCTCTCAGTTGAAGCAGAAGTTGATGAACTTATTGCACTAG